A region of Maridesulfovibrio bastinii DSM 16055 DNA encodes the following proteins:
- a CDS encoding OmpA family protein yields the protein MRLKKGITPLFLAALLTVAMVSAAFAESKIVLKPKVDSFALFMDTSPSMSQEYMNTGKSKLVSGLNALKRLNSVIPELGYKSALYTMPEMKTYSPASTYSRGTIARALSAVPTETKFFMSTPIGNSFKDLDAKMSRWPGQLAVIFVSDGLQNTGTNPSKVVRDMVKKYGDRFCLHVISVADTSSGKATLKKLASMTPCGVYVEASDLADRAVLSKYAQDVFYTQEEELIVEIEEEVQEVIPVPVPVEQKIVFRSLNFGFDKYQITDEMVPSLEQAAAILEENKTLDVVVSGHTDSTGPEAYNQGLSERRAASVASWLKKNGINPERITSKGFGELDPKYDNKTREGRKLNRRVEIDVK from the coding sequence CCGCGCTGCTGACCGTAGCAATGGTTTCAGCGGCTTTTGCGGAATCAAAAATTGTTCTTAAACCAAAAGTTGATTCATTTGCTCTGTTTATGGACACATCTCCGTCCATGTCACAGGAATACATGAACACCGGCAAGTCTAAACTTGTTTCAGGGCTCAATGCTCTTAAGCGTCTTAACTCGGTTATCCCCGAGCTGGGCTACAAGTCCGCGCTTTATACCATGCCCGAAATGAAAACTTATTCCCCGGCATCAACATACAGCCGTGGAACTATCGCAAGAGCTCTTTCAGCTGTTCCGACAGAGACAAAGTTTTTCATGTCAACTCCTATCGGTAACAGTTTTAAGGATCTTGATGCCAAGATGAGCAGATGGCCCGGACAGCTGGCTGTAATCTTTGTTTCTGACGGTCTGCAAAACACCGGAACCAATCCCTCCAAAGTTGTAAGGGATATGGTCAAAAAATATGGAGACAGATTCTGCCTGCATGTTATCAGCGTTGCAGACACCAGCAGTGGTAAGGCTACTCTGAAAAAGCTTGCTTCCATGACCCCATGTGGAGTGTATGTTGAAGCTTCCGACCTTGCTGATAGAGCGGTTCTCAGTAAATATGCTCAGGATGTTTTCTACACTCAGGAAGAAGAACTGATTGTTGAAATCGAAGAAGAAGTTCAGGAAGTAATTCCCGTACCTGTTCCCGTTGAACAGAAAATCGTTTTCCGCAGTCTTAACTTCGGATTCGATAAATACCAGATCACTGATGAAATGGTTCCTTCACTTGAGCAGGCTGCCGCTATCCTTGAAGAAAACAAGACTCTTGACGTCGTTGTAAGCGGACATACAGACAGCACCGGTCCTGAAGCATACAACCAGGGACTCTCTGAGCGCAGAGCTGCTTCCGTAGCTAGCTGGCTTAAGAAAAATGGAATCAACCCTGAGCGTATCACTTCTAAAGGATTTGGTGAGCTTGATCCCAAGTATGACAACAAGACCAGAGAAGGACGCAAATTAAACCGTCGTGTTGAAATCGATGTGAAATAA